ACCCGTTTGAGTTGCGGCTTCAGCACATGACAGGGGCCGCAGCTTGGGGAGCTGTAGATCACGAGCAGGGGCTTGTTGCTGTCGTGATAGAGCTTGCGCAGCGCATAACTGCCTTTTTGCCATTCAGCGCCGGCGTCATAGGTGGCTTCTGTTGTTGCTTCGATGGCTTGCGGTGCCGTGGCTTTTTGCGGTTCCACTTGCTCACGACGAACAAGGGTGGCCAAGTCGTGGTGGCTTAACCAGCGCTCTGCGGCGAGCGCCGCTTGGCAACCACTGCCTGCAGCCGTAATCCCTTGGCGCCATTCCGCATCAGCGACGTCACCCGCTGCAAATACCCCCTCGAGGGAGGTCTCGGGTCTGCCGGGTTGGGTGACGAGATAGCCGCGGGGATCGCAATCCAGTTGGCCTTTCAAGAGCTCGGTATTGGGCGTGTGACCGATGGCATAAAACATGCCACGTACAGCCAGTGTTTCTTCCTGGCCGCTGTCTCGATTGCGGAGGCGGAGGCCGTTCATCCAGTCCGTTCCTTCCACATCCACCACCTCGGTGTTCCAATGCACCGTGATTTGGGGATTGGCTTGAACGCGATCAGCCATGGCGGCGCTAGCCCGTAAGCGCTCCGAACGCACCAAGAGGTGCACATGACTGCCGTATTTGGTGAGATAGACCGCTTCCTCGCAAGCCGAATCTCCACCGCCAACCACCGCCAACTCTTCATTGCGGAACTGGGGAGTTGCGCCATCGCAAATAGCGCAGGCACTGATTCCCTGGCTCCAGAAGCGATCTTCGCTGGGCAAGCCCAGGCGGTTGGCACTCGCGCCAGTGGCGATGATGATCGATTGGGTTTGGATCGTCTCGCCGTCCGCCTGAATGGTGTAAGGACGTTGGCTCAGGTCGATGACGTCAGCATCGGCTTCGAGCAGGTGAGTGCCCCAGCGCTCCGCTTGCGCCTTCATGAGATCCATCAGATCGGGGCCAAGGACCCCATCAGGAAAGCCTGGGAAATTTTCAACATGGGTGGTGGTCATCAGTTGACCGCCGGGGATGCCTCCGCGCTGAAACCCAGTGACGAGCAGCGGATTGAGGTTGGCTCTTGCCGCGTAAATGGCTGCCGTATACCCAGCCGGGCCGGATCCAACAATCACTAAATTCTCGCTCACGCCCATGGCTTATGCGTATTGAGTATGAGTTGAATCTAAACGGAACGTCTTGGCGATCGCTCCGTTTTTATTGCGAAGCGCCGTGAAATTTCCGGAAAAAGATGTGTCGCAAGAGCAAGATTTAATAATTTATTCAGATTTCGACAGAGTCTTCCGCCCCTTCTTCGAGGTCAAGACCTTTTTGGTTCTTTGAAATTTTCCCCACGCTCAGCACAGATTCAGCGAACAGTTCCGGACTTTCCCCGATACATGTGATCCATTCCCTGAATTCTTGGGTCAGGGCGTAGCTGTCCTCATAGCGCTCAGCGCTGTCCAGAGCATTGATTCTGGTTGTTGCCCAGCAGGTGGCAACACTGACTCGTCGTTCAAGTGCTGCGTCCATGACTGACTCCCAGATAGAGACCACACTGCCTGTTGGAGAGCCAACATCGTGTGTGATTTCGCACAACGTCGCATTTTTTTTTCTACAGAGAAGTTTTCATTGATGCAAAAAATTGGGTAATTCGGGGGTTCTGAGTCGAATGACGGCACCGGCGCCATCGTTAACGGCCTCCAAGGGCAGGCTTGGACCTCTCCATGCACCGGACTGCAGCGGGTCATCGGCATCCACCTCCTGCGGTTGCGCTTGAATTCGATAGGGCTCTGAGAGGGACCAACTGCGTGCGTAGCTCATCAGCAAGGGGTCTGCTGGAGCAAAGACATACGAAGGGTCTCTCGGCACCGTTTCTGTCGCCGCCCTGTTGTTGCACATCCGAACGGCGCGGGTGATGCCCTGCACGAAGCGACTGCGGGTCACGACCGTAGTGAGATAGGCGACAACACGCAACCTGGGGGCGTCGAAGCCTTCGGCGCACATGTCGATGCTCACAAGCCAGTCGGCACCACCCTCTTGAAAGCTGCTGAGTCGTTCAGCAGCCTCTGGATCCTGCGAGTGCACGAGATCGACCCGATCGCCCTGTTCCCTCAGCAGGGAGCTGATCGATCGAGCGTGAGCAATGTCTTTGGCAATGACAAGACCGCCAGCGTTCGGGTGATGTTCACGCACCTGCTCGAGCTTCCGCCTGGCCCTGATCAAGAGTTGCTGCGCAATGCTGCTGCTATCGGAAAGATGGATTGCCCGGCGCAAATTGCGTGCTCTCCAACTTTCACGCACCTCTTCAGAGA
This portion of the Synechococcus sp. ROS8604 genome encodes:
- the trxB gene encoding thioredoxin-disulfide reductase: MGVSENLVIVGSGPAGYTAAIYAARANLNPLLVTGFQRGGIPGGQLMTTTHVENFPGFPDGVLGPDLMDLMKAQAERWGTHLLEADADVIDLSQRPYTIQADGETIQTQSIIIATGASANRLGLPSEDRFWSQGISACAICDGATPQFRNEELAVVGGGDSACEEAVYLTKYGSHVHLLVRSERLRASAAMADRVQANPQITVHWNTEVVDVEGTDWMNGLRLRNRDSGQEETLAVRGMFYAIGHTPNTELLKGQLDCDPRGYLVTQPGRPETSLEGVFAAGDVADAEWRQGITAAGSGCQAALAAERWLSHHDLATLVRREQVEPQKATAPQAIEATTEATYDAGAEWQKGSYALRKLYHDSNKPLLVIYSSPSCGPCHVLKPQLKRVLSELNGQAQGVEIDIEADQEIAEQAGVNGTPTVQLFFDKSLQQQWRGVKQRSEFKGAIEALLKGQ